Part of the Maridesulfovibrio sp. genome, AGCCATGTTCCGCGGAACCGCCTGGAAACTAGGCGAAGGAGCTTGGGACTGGGATGCAGACAAGCTTGACGAAGCTCTTAAGGGCCTTGAGTTCACCCTCTCCGGCAGCGGTTCCGACTCTACTTTGAGCCTGAACGGTACTCCGCTGACCGATGAAATCCGCACCGAAACAGTAGGCATGTGGGCCTCCAATATGGCCAAGATCCCGGCTGTGCGCGAATATCAGAAAATTGCCCAGCGTGCCATCGGCGAGACCACTTCCCTCATTGCCGAGGGAAGAGATATGGGTACGGTCATTTTCCCGCAGGCACCCTGCAAATTCTTCCTTGATGCAGACCTCGAAGAACGCGCCAGCAGAAGATTCGAACAGCTCAAGGATATGGGCAAGCCCGCAGAGATGGCAGAACTGATCAAACAAATCGCCGCCCGCGACGATCAGGACCGCAACCGCAAGGTAGCTCCGCTCAAGCCCGCCGAAGATTCTATCCTCGTGGACACCACCCATCTTGATATCAACGGTGTTTTCGACAAGCTTGTTTTCGAAACCGAAAAAAAAGTTAATTAAAAACGAAAACGCAAATACGAATATTTTAGGCCGCTTGGAAGTTTTTCCCAGCGGCCTTTATCTTTTTGCGACCCAAATGTCGCTTGACTTTACAGTCGCAATAATTACGAATTCATATGCCTCCGGCGGCTTAAACCCTTTGCAAAGGGTTTAAGAATCCCAAAACCTTTTTATTAGGCTTCGCCGCTATCTGCGGCAAATGGAGCTATTTATGAACATATCTTCTATTCTGAAAAATATTTTCCCTGAACCGCTTGGTCCAGTATCTGAAAACCTTACTGACGAACTTGCGGCTTCTTTTTTTCCGGCAGATTCAACCAGGCTGGCACACATGCGTCAGGCCTGTAGAACTGCCCGCAGGCTTGCTGCCCAGATGGACTACGATGCTGCAACTGCGGAGAAAGTAGTAACCGCTGCCCTTTTCCATGATGTGGGCTATTCCGAAAAGCTGAACAAGACCGGATTTCATCCCCTTGACGGTGCGGCCTACCTTGCCCACTGCAATGCCCCGGAAGACCTGATTATGGCTGTCCTCTGGCATTCCAGCACTCCGGTTGAAATTGAGAGCATGCCTGAAATGAAGGAAATATACTCTCAGTTTCCCGGCCCCAACTATGATTGCCCCATTTACAAAGCAGTAGCCTACTGCGATTTCAGAACCTCGCCTGTGGGAGAATCATATTCCTTTGGCCAGCGCATCGTTGAACTTGAAAACAGATTCGGCCTTGATTCCGTACCACCGTCCATCGCACGCAAGACTCTGCCTTACTCCCGCCAGAACCAGCAGGACTTTACCAGAACTATTGCCTGCGCACAGGGCAAGACTCTTCCATGGATTTTCTGCGATATCGACAACACCCTGATCAAACCGGGTGAAACCATCGACCGCAGATCCCTCAATGCAATCAACCGCTACACCACAGCGGGCGGACGTTTCTCACTCATCACCGGAAAACATATGATCAGCGTTCCGCACCTGATCAGCAGTGTAGGTGACCATACTCCCCACGCCGGTGTTAACGGATCTGTCATTGTACGAAACGGAAAACTTGAAGTTTTCGGAGAAACAGTAACCACGTTCAAAGCCATAGAAGACGCGTTACTTGAAGCAAACGTCAACTACGCCACCTATGTAAGCGACGGCATCTGGACCCGTGCGGAACTGACTCCCAAAGAGCTTAATGACTTTGTCATGGTAGGCGAAACCCTGCCCCAAACCGGCCCTACTCCGGGCGATAAGAGCGCCATCAAGATTCTTACCTTTTCCCATCGCGACCAGACCGAGCAATGCGAAATGGTCCGCAACCTTGCCGAAAAATACGGTATGAGCTGCGTTCGCACTGCCGAGGATTTCCTTGAAATCGGTCCCGCAGGTCACGGCAAGCATTCCGCCATGATGCAGATCATGAAAGAAGCGGGTTGGTCCGACCTCAACTCAATTGCCATCGGTGACAGCGAGAACGACCTGACCATGTTCGGCCATGTAGGCTTAAGTGCCGTAGTTGCCAACGCAGCCCCCGAAGCACTGCCTGCAGCCGATCTGCACATTCCCGCCTGTGATGAATACGGAGTTGCCCGCCTGCTGGATGCCCTTGTTGATTCAGCACAGAACGGTTGCTGGTCCATTCCCCATAACTGGATAGCGAACTACAACTAGTACTTTTTCAATCCGGTTGCGGCATTCCTTTGTTGTGTTATAAGGGTTAGACATAAAAGTCTGATCCTTAGCGCACATTAAAGGAGGTCGCTCCGGTATGAAAAAAATATTCCTTCCCAGAGCTGCAACTATTGCCCTGACTCTTGTCTCACTGCTCCTGATTTCCGGTTGTTCCAAAAGCAGTACCGACAGCTTCAACAAGTGGAGTGCCGACCTGACCAAGGCCCTCACCACAGAACGTCCTTTTCAAGAAATCGAACTATTTTACGGAACAGACCGCAAACCCAGCGGAAGTACTGTACCCGCAAAAGCTTTCGGAGAGGAACGGGGCGATCTTAGTTGGGGCGCATGTTCAGTGACCGTACCTTACGATAAGGGAACCAAGGAACTCAAGAAATCACGCTTTACCATGACCTCCTACGGGTTGAGTCCGGCGCGTAACTATGAAGTCACAGATGTCCGCCAGCTTCCCCAGCGCTCCTTTGAAACATCTATCGCCAAACGCTTGGCAGCGAATCCGGAGAATTCCGCCCTCATCTTCGTACACGGCTTCAATATCTCATTTGCAGAAGCCGCAAAACGCACAGCACGCATGAGCTATCAGCTGCAATATCAGGGCGCACCGCTCTTTTTCAGCTGGCCCGCACAGGTAGATAAGCTCGATTACATGCAGGATGAACAAAACGCGGACTATGCCGTTGCGCAGCTCACTGAATTTCTAAAGGTTGTGACAGAAGAATCCACAGCGGAAAACATATTCTTAATCGGTAGCAATATGGGTTGCGAACCGCTATGTGAAGCCCTAACCAAGCTAAAATTAAGCCGCGAAAACATGTCCCGTATCCGGGAACTCATCCTCACTGCACCGGACATCAACCGCAATAAATTTGCGGCAATGATACTGCCAAAGATGCACAACACCAGCGCTCATATCACAATCTACATGTCCAACAGAGACGACAAGCTGGCTTTAGCACATAAGGAACGTTCAGGAATCAGGCTTGGAGATGTCGTGAATAATGCAGACCTGCCGGGCATTGATTTCGTGGATGCGTCAGCCGTAGATACCAGTATGGACGGCAAGCCTGACTTTGTTAAGAAGACTTCAATCTACAACGATATTGCGAATGTTATAAAATAGCACAAAAAACGGGTTGGAAGATTAATCTTCCAACCCGTTTTTTTGTCTATGCGCCTTCGTCTTCAATCAGATCGCCGGAGGATGCTGCCGTACGGGCCAGGTCGTCACACCGTTCGTTTTCTGGGTCCCCGGCATGACCTTTGACCCAACGAAAAGTTACATCGTGCTTCTCCAGCAGGGGAATGAACTGCAACCAGAGGTCCTTGTTTTTGACCGGCTTCTTAGCGGCGGTCTTCCAGCCGTTCTTCTGCCAGTTATCGATCCACTTCTTGGTAAAAGCATTCTTCACGTACTGGGAGTCTGTATAGAGAGTGACTTCACAAGGTTCCTTAAGCTCAGTCAGAGCTGCAATTACCGCCCGCATCTCCATGCGGTTATTGGTGGTCTTTTTATACCCCTGTGAAAGTTCCTTGCGGTGCTCGTTGAACAGGAGAACAGCACCATAGCCGCCTTTACCGGGGTTACCGAGGCATGAGCCGTCTGTATAAATGGTAAGTTTCTTCTTAGACATTAACTGTTTTTATTCCTTGTGGGCTGATGATTCAGGGTCAGGTATGCTGTTATTTCCATTTGTATAAACTTTAGGAACAGTCTGGTTGGAATCAACATCAACCAGTCGCTCCCAGATCATGGACAGACAGGTCATGAGCGATGCGGGCCACTCCTCATCAGAATAATGGTTTTCAAAATGCTTGTTTTCAAGCTCGGAAATAAATCCCTTACCCAAGGCATGACGCACAAGGCCCGGAAAATACATGCCCACATCCTGAGCAGGCGGGGAAATTACGATCAATAATTCCTTGGGATCGACTTCCTGTTCGGTGATCGGATCAAGAATAATCTGCACACGGGCTTTCACTCCGAACTCTGCTCGCATGCTCCTGATGAATCCCTGAATGAAATCCCGCTCTGAATCATTCAAGACCTTGGTCTGATCCCAGAGGGCATTACGAGCCTGTATCTTTTCCAGCGTGGACTGGTTGTTCATCCAAAAGGCGTAGACGACAAGACCGAGAACGACAATCATCCCGATCATCCTGAAAAACTTTTCCGTACCGGTTTTTCCTTGGGGCTTAATAAACAATGCCATGGATTATACCTTGTTCTGCTTGGTGTTTAAATCAGATGAAAAGGCTTACCTTCAAGTCCTTATGGTAGCAAGTATTTGCTTTCCTGTAAAAATGGCCGCTATGCACAAAGCTCTGCGGCCAATCGATCAAGCAGTTTTTCTACGTTCTCCCTTATCGCCCTGAGCTGCTCCTGAGAAGATGCTTCAAAACGCAAGGTCAGAGCTGCTTGAGTGTTAGAGGCTCGAACAAGGCCCCAGCCTCCTTCAAAGACTATGCGAACCCCGTCGATATCAATGACTTCGTAATCCTTGGCAAGTTCCTCTGCCGCCCTCTCAACCAGCCTGAACTTGATTTCTTCGGGATATTCAACTCGCAGCTCCGGGGTAAAGAAGGTCTGCGGCCAGCCGTCCCACATGCCTGAAACAGGTTCCTTGGAACGGGAAAGAATCTCCAGCAAACGCAAGGCAGAGTACAGCCCGTCATCAAAACCATAGAAACGGTCGGAAAAGAAAATATGCCCGCTCATCTCTCCGCCCAGTCCGGCTCCGGTTTCAATCATCTTGGCCTTCATTACAGAATGGCCGGTGCGGGCCATAAGCGGCTTACCGCCATGCTCGACAATATCATCAAACAACAGATGGCTGCATTTCACATCGGCCACCACAATTTCACCGGGCTTACGCTCCAGCATTTCCCGGGCATAAAGAGCCACAAGCCTGTCTCCGGGTACAAGATTCCCCCGTTCATCAACAGCCCCGATACGGTCGGCGTCACCGTCAAGACCGATACCCACTTCAGCTCCGTGCTCCACAACGGCCTTGAACAGGTCGCCCATATATTCGGCAACAACCGGATCAGGATGGTGGTTGGGGAAATCGCCGTCCGGTTCACAGTATTGCGGAATTACTTCAGCACCTGCCTGACGGAGCAGCTTAAGAGCGATATGCCCTCCTGCACCGTTACCGCCATCAAGCACAACCTTAACCGGACGCTCCAATTTAATATCTGAAAGCAGGTCTTCAATATAATAGGGCACGATATCATGATAGGAAGCCATACCGCTGCCCTCAGCAAAATTACCGGACTCTATTATTTTGTAGATTTCCTGAATATCGTCGGTATGAATGGTAGTCTCGCCGCCCCAGACCTTGAAGCCGTTGAATTCCGGCGGATTGTGACTGGCGGTTATCATCACCCCGGCTTTGTAGTTCAGCTTCTTTGCTGCAAAATACAGTGCCGGAGTAGGGATAAGATTAAGGAAAAGCACGTCCACACCGGAAGCATTCAGCCCCCGGCCAACGGCTTGCTGATAAGCAGGGGAACTATGGCGGCAGTCATGGCCCAGCACAGCACGGTCCCACCCCTTGGAGCGGAACCATGTACCGCACGCGCGACCGAGACGTTCAACCCACTCTTCATCAAAATCCTGATCTACAACACCGCGAATATCGTAGGCCCTGAAAATTTCTCTGCTAATTTCCTTCATCGTATATCTCCGTTAACCATAAATTCGTTTCGGCTTCTTAAAAAATACCCAGTTCTTGCAGTAGAACCGGATTGAGAGTATGTATCTAAAGCAGTTATCACACTATAATCTATAAAAAAGGCAACCGCACAGCAAGTCATGTTTGATATACCATACGTTGAAATCCATACAGTCGACCACTGCAACAATAACTGCCGTTGGTGCCATAATTATTCCCCTTTCTGCCCGGAAAAGGAATACGAGGCCAGTGACTATTTTCCCGGCCTTGAGATCCTCACTGGAGACCGCTTCCACCTAGGAGCAATTTCTCTCATGGGCGGAGAACCTTTCCTGCATTCGGATATCACCCGCTTCGCTTTCCAGATCTACGAAAGATACAAACGCCCCATGGTCATCACCAGCAACGGTTTCTGGCT contains:
- the cmk gene encoding (d)CMP kinase; its protein translation is MDTPFIITLDGPAGVGKSTLAKRLADRFKIAYLDTGAMFRGTAWKLGEGAWDWDADKLDEALKGLEFTLSGSGSDSTLSLNGTPLTDEIRTETVGMWASNMAKIPAVREYQKIAQRAIGETTSLIAEGRDMGTVIFPQAPCKFFLDADLEERASRRFEQLKDMGKPAEMAELIKQIAARDDQDRNRKVAPLKPAEDSILVDTTHLDINGVFDKLVFETEKKVN
- a CDS encoding HAD-IIB family hydrolase, which gives rise to MNISSILKNIFPEPLGPVSENLTDELAASFFPADSTRLAHMRQACRTARRLAAQMDYDAATAEKVVTAALFHDVGYSEKLNKTGFHPLDGAAYLAHCNAPEDLIMAVLWHSSTPVEIESMPEMKEIYSQFPGPNYDCPIYKAVAYCDFRTSPVGESYSFGQRIVELENRFGLDSVPPSIARKTLPYSRQNQQDFTRTIACAQGKTLPWIFCDIDNTLIKPGETIDRRSLNAINRYTTAGGRFSLITGKHMISVPHLISSVGDHTPHAGVNGSVIVRNGKLEVFGETVTTFKAIEDALLEANVNYATYVSDGIWTRAELTPKELNDFVMVGETLPQTGPTPGDKSAIKILTFSHRDQTEQCEMVRNLAEKYGMSCVRTAEDFLEIGPAGHGKHSAMMQIMKEAGWSDLNSIAIGDSENDLTMFGHVGLSAVVANAAPEALPAADLHIPACDEYGVARLLDALVDSAQNGCWSIPHNWIANYN
- a CDS encoding alpha/beta hydrolase: MKKIFLPRAATIALTLVSLLLISGCSKSSTDSFNKWSADLTKALTTERPFQEIELFYGTDRKPSGSTVPAKAFGEERGDLSWGACSVTVPYDKGTKELKKSRFTMTSYGLSPARNYEVTDVRQLPQRSFETSIAKRLAANPENSALIFVHGFNISFAEAAKRTARMSYQLQYQGAPLFFSWPAQVDKLDYMQDEQNADYAVAQLTEFLKVVTEESTAENIFLIGSNMGCEPLCEALTKLKLSRENMSRIRELILTAPDINRNKFAAMILPKMHNTSAHITIYMSNRDDKLALAHKERSGIRLGDVVNNADLPGIDFVDASAVDTSMDGKPDFVKKTSIYNDIANVIK
- the rnhA gene encoding ribonuclease HI, with the translated sequence MSKKKLTIYTDGSCLGNPGKGGYGAVLLFNEHRKELSQGYKKTTNNRMEMRAVIAALTELKEPCEVTLYTDSQYVKNAFTKKWIDNWQKNGWKTAAKKPVKNKDLWLQFIPLLEKHDVTFRWVKGHAGDPENERCDDLARTAASSGDLIEDEGA
- a CDS encoding TPM domain-containing protein, which encodes MALFIKPQGKTGTEKFFRMIGMIVVLGLVVYAFWMNNQSTLEKIQARNALWDQTKVLNDSERDFIQGFIRSMRAEFGVKARVQIILDPITEQEVDPKELLIVISPPAQDVGMYFPGLVRHALGKGFISELENKHFENHYSDEEWPASLMTCLSMIWERLVDVDSNQTVPKVYTNGNNSIPDPESSAHKE
- a CDS encoding phosphomannomutase/phosphoglucomutase; translated protein: MKEISREIFRAYDIRGVVDQDFDEEWVERLGRACGTWFRSKGWDRAVLGHDCRHSSPAYQQAVGRGLNASGVDVLFLNLIPTPALYFAAKKLNYKAGVMITASHNPPEFNGFKVWGGETTIHTDDIQEIYKIIESGNFAEGSGMASYHDIVPYYIEDLLSDIKLERPVKVVLDGGNGAGGHIALKLLRQAGAEVIPQYCEPDGDFPNHHPDPVVAEYMGDLFKAVVEHGAEVGIGLDGDADRIGAVDERGNLVPGDRLVALYAREMLERKPGEIVVADVKCSHLLFDDIVEHGGKPLMARTGHSVMKAKMIETGAGLGGEMSGHIFFSDRFYGFDDGLYSALRLLEILSRSKEPVSGMWDGWPQTFFTPELRVEYPEEIKFRLVERAAEELAKDYEVIDIDGVRIVFEGGWGLVRASNTQAALTLRFEASSQEQLRAIRENVEKLLDRLAAELCA